A single genomic interval of Malania oleifera isolate guangnan ecotype guangnan chromosome 13, ASM2987363v1, whole genome shotgun sequence harbors:
- the LOC131146247 gene encoding receptor-like protein EIX1: MDAHPTAILVVVLVLLSWVGAVSFSYGHPNAIHCRAEEREALLEFKKGLRDPSNRLSSWVGENCCRWRGVQCDNTTSHVLHLNLSNPIYFNIYAFYDYLPLDAFMRSRLGGNISGSLLQLKHLRHLDLSRNDFGGLKIPDFFGSLTSLTYLNLSSAGFGGSIPPQIGNLSSLQYLDLGSNVVDFSSENKNDLYVTSDDVRWISHLTSIEFLDMSSVDLSQASSNWLQVMSMLPSLSTLHLSSCSLGNTLPLSHVNFSSLSTLDLSDNLFDSSIFGCLSGLPSLLSLSLRFSNFLRGSIPISLQNMTTLQMLDLSYCEFNSTVPEWLYGMTNLRSLDLSFNKLQGTISGAIDNLTSLTELQLRKSDLEGRIPRSLGNLCSLRVLDLSWNQLNGDISEFLGHNSCIQETLESLDLTGNHLSGQLPDQLAEFKTLSNLDISKNFISGPIPVSIGKLSSLRDLDISSNFFNGSIPKSLGSFSNLEKLDISKNFLQGTISEVHLANLTRLKYFFANQLNQLALQVNRNWIPSFQLLKFSMSSSHVGPQFPRWLETQKNLRQLELRNASISDVIPAWFSSLSQISYLDLSQNQIQSTLPPMSSTLHYLDLSKNFLNGSITTHLCRRKVKETNLTYVDLSRNHFSGELPDCWMKFKQLRVLRLDNNNFQGNMPSSMSSLTSLKYLQLGRNNLSGKIPTVWRNFNNLIVLDLEENKFSGSIPLWMGKSFPGLRLLSLRSNMLSGSIPPKLCLLKSLQILDLSHNNISRTIPKCFGDFNAMVKKPNNSWDFEVDISSDVWMSFVDNILLVMKDQEYEYSSSILPLATIMDLSCNNLYGEIPTELTRLQGLISLKLSMNKFHGMIPKKIGSMTQLESFDLSMNQLSGEIPKGISNLTFLQNLNLSYNNLSGRIPLSTQIQSFSPLSFIGNHDLCGPPLTDNCTKNDDHAVPIIPNGGMEEEHDRWIDMKWFYMGLPFGFVVGFWIVLGPLAFRKTFRLAYFQYLDDLKYKVFRFFL, encoded by the coding sequence ATGGATGCACACCCAACAGCAATTTTGGTGGTTGTTCTGGTGTTGCTTTCTTGGGTCGGGGCAGTGAGTTTCTCTTATGGACATCCAAATGCCATCCATTGTAGGGCAGAGGAAAGAGAAGCCCTTCTCGAGTTCAAAAAAGGTCTCAGGGATCCTTCCAACCGCCTCTCTTCGTGGGTAGGCGAAAATTGTTGCAGGTGGAGAGGAGTTCAGTGTGACAACACTACAAGTCATGTTCTCCATCTTAACCTCTCCAATCCAATCTACTTTAATATTTATGCTTTTTACGATTATCTTCCTTTGGATGCTTTCATGAGGTCCAGGTTGGGTGGGAACATAAGTGGTTCATTGCTGCAGTTGAAGCATCTCCGGCACTTAGACTTAAGTCGCAATGATTTTGGAGGGCTTAAAATTCCTGATTTCTTTGGTTCCCTCACCTCTCTCACATATCTTAACTTGTCTTCGGCAGGATTTGGTGGCTCCATTCCACCTCAGATTGGGAATCTTTCAAGTTTGCAGTATCTTGATCTTGGCAGCAATGTTGTGGATTTTTCTtctgaaaataaaaatgatttatacGTTACGTCAGATGACGTAAGATGGATTTCTCATCTCACTTCAATTGAGTTTCTAGACATGAGCTCTGTGGATCTCAGCCAGGCATCCAGTAATTGGCTACAGGTGATGAGCATGCTCCCTTCCTTATCCACTTTACACTTGTCTAGTTGTTCGCTGGGTAACACTCTTCCACTTTCTCATgtcaatttttcttctctttccaCCCTTGATCTCTCCGATAACCTCTTCGATTCTTCAATATTTGGCTGCCTCTCTGGCCTTCCTTCTCTTCTCTCACTCAGTCTGCGGTTCTCCAATTTCCTACGGGGTTCAATTCCCATCTCTCTACAAAACATGACAACTCTTCAAATGCTTGATCTTTCTTATTGTGAATTCAACTCTACAGTACCAGAATGGTTGTATGGCATGACTAACCTCCGAAGCCTCGATCTTTCATTTAACAAACTTCAAGGTACAATTTCAGGTGCTATTGACAATCTTACATCACTCACAGAACTCCAACTACGTAAAAGTGACCTCGAAGGAAGAATCCCAAGATCCTTGGGAAATCTTTGTAGTTTAAGAGTTTTAGATTTGTCATGGAACCAACTTAATGGAGATATATCTGAATTTTTGGGACATAATTCATGCATCCAGGAGACACTGGAGTCTTTGGATTTAACTGGAAATCACCTATCAGGCCAATTGCCCGATCAATTAGCAGAATTTAAAACTTTGTCCAATCTTGATATTTCTAAGAACTTCATTTCAGGTCCAATTCCTGTGTCTATAGGGAAATTGTCATCGTTAAGGGACTTGGATATTTCTTCCAACTTTTTCAACGGGAGTATTCCAAAAAGTCTTGGGAGTTTCTCAAACTTAGAAAAGCTGGACATCAGTAAAAATTTCTTACAGGGCACCATTTCAGAAGTGCACTTGGCAAATCTGACGAggctaaaatatttttttgctaATCAGTTAAATCAGTTGGCCTTGCAAGTGAATCGCAACTGGATTCCATCATTTCAACTCCTTAAATTTTCAATGAGCTCAAGCCACGTGGGGCCTCAATTTCCTAGATGGCTGGAAACGCAGAAGAATCTCAGGCAGTTAGAACTACGCAATGCATCAATATCAGATGTCATCCCCGCTTGGTTCTCTAGCTTATCTCAGATCTCTTATTTGGATTTATCGCAGAACCAGATCCAAAGCACATTGCCACCCATGTCTTCTACTTTACATTATTTAGATCTTTCCAAAAATTTCTTAAATGGATCCATTACAACCCACCTGTGCAGAAGGAAAGTGAAGGAAACAAACTTGACATATGTAGATCTATCAAGAAATCATTTCTCTGGAGAACTTCCTGATTGCTGGATGAAATTCAAACAGTTAAGGGTCTTGAGATTGGACAACAATAATTTCCAAGGAAATATGCCAAGCTCCATGAGTTCTCTAACATCTCTCAAGTATTTACAGTTGGGCAGAAACAACCTTTCTGGGAAAATACCTACGGTATGGcgaaattttaataatttaatagtTTTGGATCTTGAGGAGAATAAATTTTCTGGAAGCATACCATTGTGGATGGGGAAAAGCTTTCCTGGGCTAAGACTCCTTAGCCTCCGTTCAAATATGTTGAGTGGCAGTATTCCGCCCAAGCTCTGTCTTCTCAAATCTCTTCAAATCCTGGACCTTTCGCATAACAACATCTCAAGAACCATTCCAAAATGTTTTGGTGACTTCAACGCAATGGTCAAGAAGCCAAATAATTCATGGGACTTCGAAGTTGATATTTCTAGTGATGTTTGGATGTCCTTCGTAGATAACATACTGCTAGTAATGAAAGATCAGGAGTATGAATATAGTAGTTCAATACTTCCATTGGCGACAATCATGGACCTTTCATGCAACAACTTATACGGAGAGATCCCGACAGAGTTGACCCGTCTCCAAGGTTTGATATCCTTAAAATTGTCTATGAATAAATTTCACGGAATGATCCCTAAGAAGATTGGTAGCATGACACAATTGGAGTCGTTTGATTTATCAATGAACCAACTTTCAGGTGAAATTCCAAAAGGTAtatcaaatttgacattcttgcAGAATTTAAACTTGTCATATAACAACTTGTCAGGTAGAATTCCTTTAAGCACCCAAATCCAATCCTTTAGTCCACTCAGTTTCATTGGCAACCATGACCTCTGTGGCCCTCCACTTACAGATAATTGTACCAAAAATGATGATCATGCGGTTCCAATTATACCAAATGGTGGCATGGAGGAGGAGCATGATAGATGGATTGACATGAAGTGGTTTTATATGGGCTTGCCATTTGGATTTGTGGTGGGTTTTTGGATAGTTTTGGGTCCTTTAGCATTTAGAAAGACTTTCAGATTGGCCTATTTTCAGTACTTGGATGACTTGAAATACAAAGTATTCAGATTTTTCCTTTGA